In a genomic window of Thermoflexus sp.:
- a CDS encoding GTP-binding protein, whose amino-acid sequence MSKAVFVRAKPHVNVGTIGHIDHGKTTLTSAITKVLSL is encoded by the coding sequence ATGTCGAAGGCGGTGTTTGTGCGGGCGAAGCCGCATGTGAATGTGGGGACGATTGGGCATATAGATCATGGGAAGACGACGCTGACGTCGGCGATTACGAAGGTGTTGTCGTTGA
- the fusA gene encoding elongation factor G: MPREVPIDKIRNIGIIAHIDAGKTTTTERILFYTGKTYKLGSVDEGTTVTDYMELERERGITITAATVACYWRGHQINIIDTPGHIDFTAEVQRSLRVLDGGVVVFDAVHGVEPQSETVWRQADRYGVPRICFVNKMDRVGADFWNTIQMIRDRLGANPVPIQIPIGAEADFRGVVDLLEKRAIYWVDELGTQMAYEPIPPELEEEARHARETLVERIAETDDELTMKYLEGEPITIEELRAALRRATIAGKLVPVLCGSALRNKGIQPLLDAIVDYLPSPVDIPPVKGVNPITGQEETRPASDDAPLAALVFKVVTDPYVGRLVYFRVYSGKITAGQQITNSTRGNKRERVGRVLRMHADRREEIKEVYAGDIAATLGLKDTFTGDTLCDPEAPIILESITFPEPVVSVAIEPKTIADQDRLSEALRKLAEEDPTFRVRTDPETGQTIISGMGELHLEVLIERMKREFRVQANVGRPRVAYRETFTRPVKGVEGRFVRQTGGRGQYGHVIIDFEPLERGKGFEFVDATVGGIIPKEFIPAIEKGLIEAMEAGVLAGYPLTDIRATLVGGSYHEVDSSEMAFKVAASLALRNAAEKAAPVLLEPIMRVEVIVPETYTGDVVGDLSSRRAQIQGIENRGKGIQAIRALVPLAEMFGYATTLRSITQGRGTFSMEFDHYAEVPPHIAESIIRAGEKKPVGR, encoded by the coding sequence ATGCCGCGGGAAGTTCCAATTGATAAGATCCGGAATATCGGAATCATCGCTCATATCGATGCGGGCAAAACCACCACCACCGAGCGCATCCTGTTCTATACCGGCAAAACCTATAAGCTGGGCTCCGTCGATGAGGGGACCACGGTTACGGATTATATGGAACTGGAGCGCGAGCGGGGGATCACCATCACCGCTGCGACAGTAGCCTGTTACTGGCGGGGACACCAGATCAACATCATCGACACCCCCGGGCACATCGATTTCACCGCTGAGGTCCAACGGAGCCTGCGTGTGCTGGACGGGGGTGTCGTTGTTTTTGACGCAGTGCATGGGGTGGAGCCCCAATCCGAGACGGTGTGGCGTCAGGCGGATCGTTACGGTGTTCCCCGCATCTGTTTCGTGAACAAAATGGATCGGGTGGGGGCGGATTTCTGGAACACGATCCAGATGATCCGGGATCGCCTGGGGGCGAATCCGGTTCCGATTCAGATCCCGATCGGGGCGGAGGCGGATTTCCGGGGAGTGGTGGATCTCCTGGAGAAGCGGGCGATTTACTGGGTGGATGAGCTGGGGACCCAGATGGCCTATGAGCCGATCCCTCCCGAACTGGAGGAGGAGGCCCGACATGCCCGGGAGACCCTGGTGGAACGGATCGCCGAGACCGATGATGAGCTGACGATGAAATATCTGGAGGGCGAGCCGATCACCATCGAGGAGCTCCGGGCCGCCCTCCGCCGGGCCACCATCGCCGGGAAGCTGGTCCCGGTGCTGTGCGGCTCCGCGCTCCGCAACAAAGGGATCCAGCCGCTGCTGGACGCGATCGTGGATTACCTGCCTTCCCCTGTGGATATCCCACCTGTGAAGGGGGTGAATCCGATCACCGGTCAGGAGGAAACCCGACCGGCTTCGGACGACGCCCCGCTGGCCGCGCTGGTGTTCAAAGTGGTGACCGATCCATATGTCGGTCGTCTGGTCTATTTCCGGGTCTATTCGGGGAAGATCACCGCAGGCCAGCAGATCACCAACTCCACCCGTGGGAACAAGCGGGAGCGTGTGGGACGGGTCCTGCGGATGCATGCGGACCGTCGGGAGGAGATCAAAGAGGTCTATGCCGGGGATATCGCGGCCACGCTGGGCCTGAAGGATACGTTCACCGGCGACACCCTGTGCGATCCGGAAGCGCCGATCATCCTGGAAAGCATTACCTTCCCGGAGCCGGTGGTCTCTGTGGCCATCGAGCCCAAGACGATCGCGGATCAGGATCGCCTGAGCGAAGCCCTGCGCAAACTGGCAGAGGAGGACCCCACTTTCCGGGTCCGCACGGATCCGGAAACGGGCCAGACCATCATTTCCGGGATGGGGGAGCTGCATCTGGAGGTCCTGATCGAGCGGATGAAGCGGGAGTTCCGGGTGCAGGCGAATGTGGGGCGCCCGCGGGTGGCTTATCGGGAGACATTCACCCGGCCGGTGAAGGGCGTGGAGGGACGTTTCGTGCGGCAGACGGGCGGCCGGGGCCAGTATGGGCACGTGATCATCGATTTCGAGCCCCTGGAGCGGGGCAAGGGGTTTGAGTTCGTCGATGCCACCGTCGGCGGGATCATCCCCAAGGAGTTCATTCCGGCCATTGAGAAGGGCCTGATCGAGGCCATGGAGGCCGGGGTGCTGGCCGGGTATCCGCTGACGGATATCCGGGCCACTCTGGTCGGCGGCTCCTATCACGAGGTGGACTCCTCGGAGATGGCCTTCAAGGTGGCGGCCTCGCTGGCGCTCCGGAACGCGGCGGAGAAGGCCGCCCCGGTGCTGCTCGAACCCATCATGCGCGTGGAGGTCATCGTCCCGGAGACCTACACCGGGGATGTGGTGGGGGATCTCTCCTCCCGTCGGGCCCAGATCCAGGGGATCGAGAACCGGGGGAAAGGCATCCAGGCCATCCGGGCGCTGGTGCCGCTGGCCGAGATGTTCGGCTATGCGACCACCCTGCGCTCCATCACCCAGGGCCGCGGCACTTTCTCGATGGAATTCGACCATTACGCGGAGGTGCCGCCGCATATCGCGGAATCGATCATCCGGGCAGGTGAGAAGAAGCCGGTAGGCCGATAG
- the rpsG gene encoding 30S ribosomal protein S7: MRRGRAPKREIAPDIRYNSVLVAKLINKVMMNGKKSLAMRIVYSAFDLIERRTGRPAMEIFEKALANTKPLLEVRPRRVGGATYQIPLEVPPDRQVSLALRWIVNAARERPGKSMIEKLAAELIDAANGTGAAVKKREDTHRMAEANRAFAHYRW, translated from the coding sequence ATGCGACGGGGTCGTGCACCGAAACGAGAGATCGCTCCCGATATCCGATATAACAGCGTGTTGGTCGCCAAGCTGATCAACAAAGTGATGATGAACGGCAAAAAGAGCCTGGCGATGCGGATCGTCTACAGCGCTTTCGATTTGATCGAGCGCCGCACCGGGCGGCCGGCCATGGAGATTTTTGAGAAGGCCTTGGCGAACACCAAGCCACTGTTGGAGGTTCGCCCGCGCCGGGTGGGCGGCGCTACCTATCAGATCCCTCTGGAGGTGCCGCCGGATCGCCAGGTCAGCTTAGCGCTGCGCTGGATTGTGAACGCCGCCCGGGAACGTCCTGGGAAGTCGATGATCGAGAAGCTGGCGGCCGAGCTGATCGACGCGGCCAATGGGACGGGGGCGGCGGTTAAAAAGCGTGAGGATACCCATCGCATGGCGGAGGCCAACCGCGCCTTTGCGCATTATCGGTGGTGA
- a CDS encoding YncE family protein, translating into MPGSCALSFHAQTPRWFTADGRSVVIMSGTTPIARVNLPYTVTGGVLHPRTQLLYVAMQANPYPPISTHLAVISATSVLTIMSAPGASFLVPHPESGDLYLGVYTGTQRLWILSGTERVASLPLDGPLHFIVYHPYSRLTYVASPNEMKILHGRSVSATLPVTETYEIAVDPDSERVYATHWIPDFITVLSRTEVITRIPFPHGYNPIDVIPSSGEIVGGAFFSQEIHIFSRELSRLTVISMPVRPHFIAATPSQWVYITGKEPDPGLSTDLWVLSRTTPVAEYPNGFGLGSLALSPDGKRLYALNAFEGTLYVLSGTGVLTVSHLVPWGPSILLPSERRIAVDAGTGWVYVAHPWVLLLWILQEDGWITWPLSAAVSTLFSDPVHGVVWGGASDRPWLLAITGTTVYTLPIGGESPLFWPPVREIAVDPERHYLYVRSSAQVAVFSLTSPITASFWLTTTGEVYPPRALTVQPANGLAYVGSGIGATGTVWILEGPARVASRTVEGVPVAIGADPASGWVYVALSGTRQVAVLTGTQWAFTVSLPFEPRRIWVSPWSRLAYVASDFQIAALEGPSVRKILTTGIFPRDMVFDPVARLAILSHEGDNRLVWIEERILDRRIWLPLIMKGP; encoded by the coding sequence GTGCCCGGCTCCTGCGCGCTGAGTTTCCATGCGCAAACCCCGCGCTGGTTCACGGCGGATGGCCGCTCGGTGGTGATCATGAGCGGGACCACCCCGATCGCCCGGGTGAACCTCCCGTATACGGTGACCGGAGGGGTCCTCCATCCCCGGACCCAGCTGCTGTATGTGGCCATGCAGGCGAATCCCTATCCGCCGATCTCGACCCACCTGGCCGTCATCAGCGCCACGTCCGTTCTAACGATCATGAGCGCTCCCGGTGCGTCTTTTCTGGTCCCGCATCCGGAGAGCGGGGATCTGTATCTGGGCGTTTACACCGGCACCCAGAGGCTGTGGATCCTGAGCGGGACGGAGCGGGTGGCCTCCCTTCCCCTGGACGGACCCCTTCACTTCATCGTCTATCATCCTTACAGCCGCCTCACCTATGTGGCCAGCCCGAACGAGATGAAGATCCTCCACGGCCGCTCGGTGAGCGCCACCCTCCCGGTGACCGAGACCTACGAGATCGCGGTGGATCCGGATAGCGAGCGGGTGTATGCGACCCATTGGATTCCGGATTTCATCACGGTCCTCTCGCGGACGGAGGTGATCACCCGCATTCCCTTCCCGCACGGTTACAATCCCATCGACGTCATCCCCTCCTCCGGGGAGATCGTGGGGGGGGCGTTCTTCAGTCAGGAGATCCACATCTTCTCCCGCGAGCTGTCCCGCTTAACCGTGATCTCCATGCCCGTTCGTCCCCACTTCATCGCGGCCACCCCCTCCCAGTGGGTCTACATAACCGGGAAGGAACCTGATCCCGGACTATCGACGGATCTTTGGGTGCTCAGCCGGACCACTCCGGTTGCCGAATACCCGAACGGGTTTGGCCTGGGCTCCCTGGCGCTCTCCCCCGACGGGAAGCGGCTTTACGCCCTGAACGCGTTCGAAGGCACCCTGTATGTCCTGTCCGGGACCGGGGTCCTCACCGTTAGCCATCTGGTCCCATGGGGCCCTTCGATCCTTTTGCCTTCGGAACGCCGGATCGCCGTGGACGCGGGGACCGGATGGGTATATGTGGCGCATCCTTGGGTCCTGTTGTTATGGATCCTTCAGGAGGATGGGTGGATCACCTGGCCTCTGAGCGCTGCCGTCTCGACCCTGTTTTCGGATCCGGTGCATGGCGTGGTCTGGGGAGGGGCCTCAGACCGGCCGTGGCTGCTGGCGATCACGGGGACGACGGTCTACACCCTTCCAATTGGAGGGGAGAGCCCGTTGTTCTGGCCTCCCGTTCGGGAGATCGCGGTGGATCCTGAACGCCATTACCTCTATGTGAGGAGCAGCGCTCAGGTGGCGGTTTTCTCTTTGACCAGCCCCATCACGGCTTCTTTCTGGCTGACCACGACGGGGGAAGTGTATCCTCCTCGGGCCCTCACGGTGCAGCCGGCGAACGGCCTGGCCTATGTGGGATCCGGGATCGGGGCCACCGGCACGGTGTGGATCCTGGAGGGTCCCGCCCGTGTGGCCAGCCGGACCGTCGAGGGGGTGCCCGTGGCCATCGGGGCGGATCCGGCATCCGGCTGGGTCTACGTGGCCTTGAGCGGGACCCGTCAGGTGGCGGTGCTGACAGGGACGCAGTGGGCGTTCACCGTCTCTCTCCCCTTTGAGCCCCGTCGGATCTGGGTCAGCCCCTGGAGCCGGCTGGCGTATGTGGCCAGCGATTTCCAGATCGCAGCCCTGGAGGGCCCCAGCGTTCGGAAGATCCTCACCACCGGGATCTTCCCGCGGGACATGGTCTTCGATCCCGTTGCCCGGCTTGCTATCCTCAGCCATGAAGGGGACAATCGCCTCGTGTGGATCGAGGAGCGGATCCTGGATCGTCGAATCTGGCTTCCCTTGATCATGAAGGGACCTTAG
- the mgsA gene encoding methylglyoxal synthase — MPKRIAIIAHDGKKGELVEWARRERDRLARYDLVATATTGRTLQEALGLEVACVRSGPQGGDAQIAAMVVEGKIDAVIFLVDPLYAHPHEPDIRTVMRLCNVHNVPLATNLATASMVLRGLEEG, encoded by the coding sequence ATGCCCAAACGGATCGCGATCATCGCCCACGATGGAAAGAAAGGGGAGCTGGTGGAGTGGGCCCGGCGCGAGCGGGACCGCCTGGCCCGCTATGATCTGGTGGCGACGGCGACAACCGGGCGCACCCTCCAGGAAGCCCTGGGCCTGGAGGTGGCCTGTGTCCGCTCCGGTCCCCAGGGCGGGGACGCCCAGATCGCTGCGATGGTGGTGGAGGGGAAGATCGACGCCGTGATCTTCCTGGTGGATCCCCTTTACGCTCACCCCCATGAGCCGGACATCCGCACGGTGATGCGGCTGTGCAATGTGCATAACGTTCCGCTGGCCACCAACCTGGCCACCGCCTCGATGGTCCTCCGGGGGCTGGAGGAAGGATGA
- a CDS encoding tetratricopeptide repeat protein, with product MSRRRWLFWLVLDLVALAVLIWIDRSLGTNRPAMRGSPSPTPTPSADHYAQQAEAAYRAGDLRRAEESYRLALSLEPENPARYPPLIRLLAFSNRLEEAATWMERARRLAPEDPMVLGMAALILDWQGKIPEALQAGEQAIARAPESAPLHAYLAEAYADAHRPQAALAAAQKALSLDPEHPDAHRALGYVYETMGRYAEAMAAYREALARDPHMVIVWLALGRNALVLRQTPVAVEAFQRAAALRPEDPRVLDELGWLYYNLGRLEEAQQTLERARTYGPDDWRILYHLGITLYARRQYEEVVREEHLPRGIARLQEVLRQEGKACTPETVSGEPRCARLVEMAYILGLSEYYLGDCEKARPWFALALSLSPQEENASKGLRLCEESHGRP from the coding sequence ATGAGCCGGCGCCGCTGGCTGTTCTGGCTGGTCCTGGATCTCGTGGCCCTGGCCGTTCTGATCTGGATCGACCGGTCGCTGGGAACGAATCGTCCGGCGATGAGGGGAAGCCCTTCTCCAACCCCGACTCCCTCTGCGGATCATTATGCGCAGCAGGCGGAAGCCGCCTACCGGGCAGGGGATCTCCGGCGGGCCGAGGAAAGCTACCGGCTGGCCCTTTCCCTGGAACCCGAAAATCCGGCCCGGTATCCTCCCCTGATCCGCCTTCTGGCCTTCAGCAATCGCCTGGAGGAAGCTGCCACCTGGATGGAACGCGCCCGACGGCTGGCCCCGGAGGATCCGATGGTCCTCGGGATGGCAGCGCTGATCCTGGACTGGCAGGGGAAGATCCCGGAAGCGCTCCAGGCGGGCGAGCAGGCCATCGCCCGGGCACCGGAATCCGCCCCTCTCCACGCCTATCTGGCGGAAGCCTATGCGGACGCCCATCGTCCGCAAGCGGCCCTGGCGGCGGCCCAGAAAGCCCTATCCCTGGATCCAGAACATCCGGACGCCCATCGAGCGCTGGGCTACGTGTATGAGACTATGGGGCGCTACGCCGAGGCCATGGCGGCCTATCGGGAAGCCCTGGCCCGGGACCCCCACATGGTGATCGTCTGGCTGGCCCTGGGGCGCAACGCCCTGGTTCTTCGCCAGACCCCGGTCGCGGTGGAGGCGTTCCAGCGAGCGGCCGCCCTGCGGCCCGAGGACCCGCGGGTTCTGGATGAGCTGGGCTGGCTCTATTACAACCTGGGGCGTCTGGAGGAGGCCCAGCAAACCCTGGAGCGGGCGCGAACCTATGGCCCCGATGACTGGCGGATCCTTTACCATCTGGGGATCACCCTGTATGCCCGCCGCCAGTATGAGGAGGTCGTTCGGGAGGAGCATCTCCCCCGGGGCATCGCCCGGCTCCAGGAGGTCCTGCGCCAGGAAGGGAAGGCCTGCACCCCAGAGACGGTGAGCGGGGAACCCCGTTGCGCCCGGCTGGTGGAGATGGCCTACATCCTGGGGCTCTCGGAGTATTATCTGGGAGATTGCGAAAAGGCGCGCCCCTGGTTCGCGCTTGCGCTTTCCCTCTCGCCCCAGGAGGAAAACGCATCGAAGGGCCTTCGATTGTGCGAGGAAAGCCACGGACGGCCGTAG
- a CDS encoding glycosyltransferase family 39 protein: MNARRFGQPHSMGSSQRGSRAIPLGLLALFFALELIALPSAFVHNDEAHGAIVLIYNLPDTLRAVARDSHPPLYYVLLWGWLRLVPHPLALKFVSLFFALLALALVYRLVKAAAGQRTATLAMLLLGLNPLFFAMATIGRMYSMAIAWSALGAWHALRGRDRGWLLSAWGLTLTHFYGVFFLPAQRLLTRGPRSWFRETLLIALATLPLLLWSIGALGPSLDHTVQTLARIPIRPTPFEVLANLMGALGIGIGADGLLGGVGAMLTAIGIGAAISARTLRLGLAMAIPIGIGLALALRFPFYAARYFSPILPFYVWMLTTGWSRRWRRLLTPLFLILGVYGIGRTWAVYENAPIYVEAQRELYATLHTLAYPTDRLIFHGYWNQAEMALFYPETRPRLRSMEDLIRQEGRLHEPTWLIGVTFFQELYRPVAETLARQGPFDRHAWYPMAEVFRFVPWPDSLSWQPLHVRFEEGIRLEAIALLDPVAEPRGSVRIGLRWRAERPIARRYVVFAHLWDSEGRYRAGTDREPVPPTEAWEVGLPITQTIAIGVPPFLPAGRYRVVIGMYEPVGSGWRRLRTETGEEAVPIGFVEIRPLLEESRRPGPTLPIGITILESQAWHTEIDGTPRWRVHLVWRADRPIEKDTHRLLLRSPDGTVVGLTPPEGWFPGARSAGEVVAEIWEWKEPLAPGRYQVFWEGGADFALLTFRVPPDGYRWNYDWIFLNRLPW; this comes from the coding sequence ATGAACGCACGACGCTTCGGCCAGCCCCATTCGATGGGATCCAGCCAGCGGGGATCCCGAGCGATCCCTCTGGGTCTCCTCGCTCTTTTCTTTGCGCTGGAGCTGATCGCGCTTCCCTCGGCCTTTGTGCACAACGACGAGGCCCATGGGGCCATCGTCCTGATCTACAATCTGCCGGACACTTTGCGAGCGGTGGCCCGGGACAGCCATCCGCCCCTCTATTATGTTCTGCTCTGGGGATGGCTCCGGCTGGTTCCGCACCCCTTGGCCCTGAAATTCGTTTCGCTGTTCTTCGCCCTCCTGGCCCTCGCGCTCGTTTACCGTCTGGTAAAGGCGGCGGCCGGCCAGCGCACCGCAACGCTGGCGATGCTCCTCCTCGGATTGAACCCGCTGTTCTTCGCCATGGCTACGATCGGCCGGATGTATTCCATGGCGATCGCCTGGAGCGCCCTGGGGGCATGGCATGCCCTGCGTGGGCGCGATCGGGGATGGTTGCTCAGCGCCTGGGGGTTGACCCTCACCCATTTCTATGGGGTCTTCTTCCTCCCCGCCCAGCGTCTGCTGACCCGGGGTCCGCGCTCCTGGTTTCGAGAAACCCTCCTCATCGCCCTGGCGACCCTTCCCCTGCTTCTCTGGTCGATCGGCGCGCTGGGCCCCTCGCTGGACCATACGGTGCAGACCCTGGCGCGGATCCCCATTCGCCCCACTCCCTTCGAGGTTCTGGCGAACCTGATGGGCGCTCTGGGGATCGGCATTGGAGCCGATGGGCTGCTGGGCGGGGTCGGGGCCATGCTCACGGCCATTGGGATCGGGGCGGCGATCTCCGCTCGAACCCTCCGCCTCGGGCTGGCGATGGCGATTCCCATCGGGATCGGGCTGGCGCTGGCCCTTCGTTTCCCCTTCTATGCCGCCCGTTATTTTTCCCCGATCCTGCCTTTCTATGTGTGGATGCTGACCACCGGCTGGAGCCGCCGATGGCGGCGGCTCCTGACCCCCCTTTTCCTCATCCTGGGGGTGTACGGCATCGGACGAACATGGGCGGTTTATGAGAACGCACCGATTTATGTGGAAGCCCAGCGGGAGCTCTACGCCACCCTGCATACCCTTGCCTATCCGACGGATCGCCTGATCTTCCACGGCTACTGGAACCAGGCGGAGATGGCCCTCTTCTACCCGGAGACCCGGCCCCGCCTGCGTTCGATGGAGGATCTCATCCGCCAGGAGGGTCGGCTGCACGAGCCCACCTGGCTGATCGGTGTGACCTTCTTTCAGGAGCTTTACCGGCCGGTGGCGGAGACCCTCGCCCGACAGGGACCATTTGACCGCCATGCCTGGTATCCCATGGCGGAAGTCTTCCGCTTCGTGCCATGGCCGGATTCCTTATCTTGGCAGCCTCTCCATGTCCGCTTTGAGGAGGGTATTCGCCTGGAGGCGATCGCCCTCCTGGACCCGGTCGCCGAGCCCCGGGGGAGCGTTCGGATCGGCCTGCGCTGGCGGGCCGAACGCCCCATTGCCCGCCGTTACGTGGTTTTCGCCCATCTCTGGGATTCAGAGGGGCGCTACCGGGCCGGGACGGACCGCGAGCCGGTGCCGCCCACAGAGGCGTGGGAGGTTGGGTTGCCCATCACCCAGACGATCGCCATCGGCGTGCCTCCCTTTCTACCCGCCGGCCGCTATCGGGTCGTGATCGGCATGTATGAGCCGGTGGGATCCGGATGGCGACGCCTGCGGACCGAAACGGGGGAGGAGGCGGTGCCGATCGGCTTCGTCGAGATCCGTCCGCTGCTCGAAGAATCCCGTCGCCCGGGACCCACGCTCCCCATCGGGATCACCATCCTGGAAAGCCAGGCGTGGCACACCGAGATCGACGGCACGCCGCGATGGCGGGTGCACCTCGTCTGGCGAGCGGATCGGCCCATCGAGAAGGATACGCACCGATTGCTCCTTCGATCCCCTGATGGGACTGTGGTGGGCCTGACGCCTCCTGAAGGGTGGTTCCCAGGGGCTCGATCGGCGGGGGAGGTCGTGGCGGAGATCTGGGAGTGGAAAGAGCCGCTTGCGCCGGGGCGTTATCAGGTATTCTGGGAAGGAGGAGCCGATTTCGCCCTTCTGACGTTTCGGGTTCCACCGGATGGTTATCGATGGAATTATGACTGGATTTTCCTGAATCGCCTTCCCTGGTGA
- a CDS encoding sensor histidine kinase, with product MIRDLFLNQEPALRFFAGLVYYTLGLSLILQSRGHSRLRLARSLPWLAGFGILHAIYEWSGALLLPVRSPLAAEAASLFMIGRIMSLALAFFCLFEFGADIVAPLGPRWLWLRSIGMILFLGWSAGAFAIGLLSALSLQQWARWVEASARCLLGFPGGLLAAYALRRHTFHLLVPMARPHIIGMLRTAGLAIAAYSLLAGLVGPAIPVFPLDRIHEEALQDLTGVPIFLLRSLAGIVLVGGMLRALEIFEIELSSRLSSLEEAQILASERERMSRELHDRTLQMIYGAGLLVRNVQAQMEPAAARALDPVVRLLDQAVQSLREILQELQARPAMASLIDGLERLIREYSLPALMDVETEWEIPSDAQLPPAQLRHILAIVSEALSNVVRHARARRVHIRAALHDGRLQIRIADDGRGFGPEVQPGFGLRNMEERAHLLNGRLEIQSQPGAGTTVILEVPWLGIRREALHRPMGTSQPQPEEDNRCAPGHPESDPHIPQ from the coding sequence ATGATCCGGGATCTGTTCCTGAATCAGGAGCCGGCCCTTCGGTTCTTCGCCGGTCTTGTCTATTACACGCTTGGCCTCAGCCTGATCCTGCAATCCCGGGGTCACAGCCGCCTGCGCCTGGCCCGCAGCCTCCCCTGGCTGGCCGGCTTCGGGATCCTCCATGCCATCTATGAATGGAGCGGGGCGCTCCTCCTGCCGGTGCGCTCGCCCCTCGCGGCGGAGGCGGCGAGCCTGTTCATGATCGGTCGGATCATGAGTCTGGCGCTGGCTTTCTTCTGCCTCTTCGAGTTCGGCGCTGACATTGTGGCTCCCCTCGGCCCGCGCTGGCTGTGGCTGCGGTCCATCGGGATGATCCTCTTCCTGGGCTGGAGCGCAGGGGCCTTCGCCATCGGCCTTCTTTCTGCTCTTTCCCTGCAGCAGTGGGCGCGTTGGGTGGAGGCCAGCGCGCGCTGCCTCCTGGGCTTCCCTGGCGGATTGCTGGCGGCCTACGCCCTGCGCCGCCACACCTTCCATCTCCTGGTTCCCATGGCCCGGCCGCACATCATCGGGATGCTCCGCACCGCCGGGCTGGCCATCGCCGCCTACAGCCTCCTGGCCGGCCTCGTCGGGCCTGCGATCCCGGTCTTCCCACTGGATCGGATCCATGAAGAAGCCCTGCAAGATCTCACCGGCGTCCCTATCTTCCTGCTGCGCAGTCTCGCGGGGATCGTGCTGGTGGGGGGCATGCTGCGCGCCCTGGAGATCTTTGAGATCGAGCTGAGCAGCCGGCTGAGCAGCCTGGAGGAAGCCCAGATCCTGGCCAGCGAGCGAGAGCGGATGAGCCGGGAATTGCACGATCGCACCCTCCAGATGATCTACGGGGCCGGCCTGCTGGTTCGCAACGTTCAGGCTCAGATGGAACCTGCCGCCGCGAGGGCCCTCGATCCGGTGGTTCGCCTGCTGGACCAGGCGGTGCAGAGCCTGCGGGAGATCCTTCAGGAACTCCAGGCCCGCCCGGCCATGGCCAGCCTGATCGATGGCCTGGAGCGCCTCATCCGGGAGTACAGCCTTCCGGCTCTCATGGATGTAGAGACCGAATGGGAGATCCCCTCGGATGCCCAATTGCCCCCAGCTCAGTTGCGTCATATCCTGGCCATCGTCTCCGAAGCCTTAAGCAACGTTGTCCGCCATGCCCGGGCCCGACGGGTCCACATCCGCGCCGCTTTGCATGATGGCCGGCTCCAGATCCGGATCGCCGATGACGGCCGAGGATTCGGCCCGGAGGTCCAGCCCGGCTTCGGCTTGCGCAATATGGAGGAGCGTGCCCATCTGCTGAATGGACGCCTGGAGATCCAGAGCCAGCCCGGTGCAGGGACGACAGTGATCTTAGAGGTCCCATGGTTGGGGATCCGTCGGGAGGCGCTCCATCGCCCGATGGGGACGAGCCAGCCCCAGCCGGAGGAAGACAACCGGTGCGCCCCAGGTCACCCAGAGTCCGATCCCCACATACCGCAATAA
- a CDS encoding metal-dependent hydrolase — MAIRITWYGHAAFLIESDGKRILIDPFLSGNPMAPVKADEVHADVILITHGHADHVGDAVDIARRTGALVISNYEIVSWFQSKGISNTHPLHIGGGRDFDFGRVKLTPALHGSVLPDGSYGGNPAGILLYLGKHRIYHAGDTGLFGDMKLIGAEKLDLALLPIGDNFTMGPADALQAVRLLKPKVVIPMHYNTWELIQQDPHAWARKAKAAVKGLKVVVLEPGGSFELK; from the coding sequence ATGGCCATTCGGATCACCTGGTATGGCCATGCCGCCTTTCTGATCGAGAGCGACGGCAAGCGCATTCTGATCGATCCTTTCCTCAGCGGCAACCCCATGGCTCCCGTGAAAGCTGATGAGGTCCATGCCGATGTGATCCTGATCACCCACGGCCATGCGGATCACGTGGGGGACGCGGTGGACATCGCCCGGCGAACGGGGGCCCTGGTGATCAGCAACTATGAAATCGTCTCATGGTTCCAGAGCAAAGGGATTTCGAACACCCATCCCCTGCACATCGGCGGAGGCCGCGATTTCGACTTCGGCCGGGTGAAGCTCACCCCCGCGCTCCACGGTTCCGTCCTGCCCGATGGCTCGTATGGCGGAAACCCGGCGGGGATCCTGCTCTACCTGGGGAAGCATCGGATCTACCACGCCGGCGACACCGGCCTGTTCGGAGACATGAAGCTCATCGGCGCGGAGAAGCTGGACCTTGCCCTCCTGCCCATTGGGGATAACTTTACGATGGGCCCGGCGGATGCCCTGCAGGCGGTTCGCCTTCTGAAGCCGAAAGTCGTCATCCCAATGCATTATAACACCTGGGAATTGATCCAGCAGGATCCCCACGCTTGGGCCCGGAAGGCGAAGGCCGCCGTGAAGGGCTTGAAAGTGGTGGTGCTGGAACCAGGCGGGTCCTTCGAGCTGAAGTAA